From a single Hippopotamus amphibius kiboko isolate mHipAmp2 chromosome X, mHipAmp2.hap2, whole genome shotgun sequence genomic region:
- the NAA10 gene encoding N-alpha-acetyltransferase 10 has protein sequence MNIRNARPEDLMNMQHCNLLCLPENYQMKYYFYHGLSWPQLSYIAEDENGKIVGYVLAKMEEDPDDVPHGHITSLAVKRSHRRLGLAQKLMDQASRAMIENFNAKYVSLHVRKSNRAALHLYSNTLNFQISEVEPKYYADGEDAYAMKRDLTQMADELRRHLELKEKGRHVVLGSIENKVEGKGNSLPGTGEACREEKGLAAEDSGGDSKDLSEVSETTESTDVKDSSEASDSAS, from the exons ATGAACATCCGCAATGCGAGG CCAGAGGACCTGATGAACATGCAGCACTGCAACCTGCTGTGCCTGCCCGAGAACTACCAGATGAAATACTATTTCTACCATGGCCTTTCCTGGCCCCAG CTCTCTTACATCGCTGAGGATGAGAATGGGAAGATTGTGGGGTACGTCCTGGCCAAAAT GGAAGAGGACCCGGATGACGTGCCCCATGGACATATCACCTCACTG GCTGTGAAGCGTTCCCATCGGCGCCTTGGCCTGGCTCAGAAGCTGATGGACCAGGCCTCCCGAGCCATGATTGAGAACTTCAACGCCAAATACGTTTCCCTTCATGTCAGGAAGAG TAACCGGGCCGCCCTGCACCTCTATTCCAACACCCTCAACTTTCA GATCAGCGAAGTGGAGCCCAAATACTATGCCGATGGGGAAGATGCATATGCAATGAAGCGGGATCTCACCCAGATGGCTGATGAG CTGAGGCGGCACCTGGAGCTGAAGGAGAAGGGCAGGCACGTGGTGCTGGGCTCCATCGAGAACAAGGTGGAGGGCAAGGGCAACTCACTTCCGGGCACAGGAGAGGCCTGTCGTGAGGAAAAGGGCCTGGCTGCGGAGGATAGCGGTGGCGACAGCAAAGATCTCAGCGAGGTCAGCGAGACCACGGAGAGCACCGATGTCAAGGACAGCTCAGAGGCCTCTGACTCAGCCTCGTAG
- the RENBP gene encoding N-acylglucosamine 2-epimerase, with protein MEKERESLQAWKERVGHELDRVVAFWLEHSHDQEHGGFFTCLGRDGQVYDDLKYVWLQGRQVWTYCRLYRKLERFRRPELLNAAKAGGEFLLRCARVAPPAKKCAFVLTRDGRPVKVQRTIFSECFYTMAMNELWRVTGDARYQSEAVEMMDQIVRWVREDPSGLGRPQLPGAPASESMAVPMMLLSLVEQLGEEDEELADSYAELGDWCARRILRHVQRDGQAVLENLSEDGKELSGCLGRHQNPGHALEAGWFLLRHATRRGDPKLQAHVIDKFLLLPFHSGWDPDHGGLFYFQDADGLCPTQLEWAMKLWWPHSEAMIAFLMGYSESGDPTLLRVFCQVAEYTFRQFRDPEYGEWFGYLNREGKVALTIKGGPFKGCFHVPRCLAMCEEMLSDLLSRLVPASALSAGCPPADPARRGAE; from the exons atggagaaggagagagagagcctgcaGGCCTGGAAGGAGCGGGTGGGGCACGAGCTGGACCGCGTGGTGGCTTTCTGGTTGGAGCACTCCCACGACCAGGAGCACGG GGGCTTCTTCACGTGCCTTGGCCGCGACGGGCAGGTGTATGACGACCTCAAGTACGTctggctgcaggggaggcag GTGTGGACGTATTGTCGCCTGTACCGCAAGCTTGAGCGCTTCCGCCGCCCTGAACTTCTGAATGCAGCTAAAGCAG GTGGTGAATTTTTGCTGCGTTGTGCCCGAGTGGCACCTCCTGCAAAGAAGTGTGCCTTTGTGCTGACGAGGGACGGCCGCCCGGTCAAGGTGCAGCGGACCATCTTCAGCGAGTGTTTCTACACCATGGCCATGAACGAGCTGTGGAGGGTGACAGGGGACGCGAGGTACCAG agcgAAGCAGTGGAGATGATGGATCAGATTGTGCGCTGGGTGCGGGAGGACCCCTCTGGGCTGGGCCggccccagctccctggggcccCGGCCTCAGAGTCCATGGCGGTGCCTATGATGCTGCTGAGCCTCGTGGAGCAGCTcggggaggaggatgaggagctgGCGGACAGCTACGCGGAGCTGGGGGACTGGTGCGCTCGGAGGATTCTGCGGCACGTCCAG AGGGACGGGCAGGCTGTGCTGGAGAACTTGTCAGAGGATGGCAAGGAACTTTCTGGCTGCTTGGGGAGACACCAGAACCCAG GCCACGCACTGGAAGCTGGCTGGTTCCTGCTCCGTCACGCCACCCGGAGAGGCGACCCCAAACTTCAAGCCCACGTTATCGACAAGTTCCTATTGTTGCCTTTCCACTCTGGATGGGACCCTGACCATGGCGGCCTCTTCTACTTCCAGGATGCTGATGGCCTCTGCCCCACCCAG CTGGAGTGGGCCATGAAGCTCTGGTGGCCGCACAGCGAAGCCATGATCGCCTTCCTCATGGGCTACAGTGAGAGCGGGGACCCCACCTTGCTGCGCGTCTTCTGCCAGGTGGCTGAGTACACTTTCCGCCAG TTTCGCGATCCTGAGTACGGGGAATGGTTTGGCTACCTGAACCGAGAGGGGAAGGTCGCCCTCACCATCAAGGGGGGTCCTTTCAAAG GCTGCTTCCACGTGCCGCGGTGCCTCGCCATGTGCGAGGAGATGCTGAGCGACCTGCTGAGCCGCCTCGTCCCGGCCTCGGCCCTCAGCGCCGGGTGTCCGCCCGCTGACCCCGCCCGCCGAGGCGCAGAATAA